Proteins from a genomic interval of Chanodichthys erythropterus isolate Z2021 chromosome 8, ASM2448905v1, whole genome shotgun sequence:
- the eps8a gene encoding epidermal growth factor receptor kinase substrate 8a isoform X9 — protein sequence MNGYSGVTPQASQMNGHGSRSPDVPAKTSGGKALYEQRKNYTKNSINSLTDTSQYHVEHLTTFVMDRKEAMLTIEDGIRKLRLLDAKGKVWTQDMILQVDGKAVSLIDNDSKNELENFPLGSIQHCQAVINACSYDSILALVCKESGQGKPDLHLFQCDDIKANLIHLDIESAVSDHKGGKVKKRPEALKMILKSDGTIPPPPGGPAPQPPGAVNRGDAKSRVASWSAWTNEQQDYDPQRLYTELDGSGEMSAAQVDRDVQILNHILDDIEHFVTKLQKAAEAFNELSKRKKTKKSKKKGPGEGVLTLRSKPPSQDEFVDCFQKFKHAFNLLGKLKNHIQNPSAVDLVHFLFNPLRLVIQMSGGVDLAKSVIVPLLTREGIDFLHAAGSAEERHLWVTLGDGWTKCRLEWPKDHPFPPHILRFRDGWEPPVLVSREQDVAQLAETLSAAQTEVQGPPHHQPVVQDFTCADGYGYSNNSYKRLHLLEPDMAVAAFKQAVSRHVDRNLEAHSRNQLRNFAKSKYDFVARNNTELSVVKDEVVEVLDDRKQWWKVRNGAGAAGYVPNNILEISRAVDVPGRGEPIYSHTIQLMMPKKEFELFKVNECVCVCVCVCVCVCSVCFDFLH from the exons ATGAACGGATACAGCGGAGTCACGCCGCAGGCCTCGCAGATGAA cggTCACGGCTCACGGTCTCCAGATGTTCCTGCCAAAACCTCCGGCGGTAAAGCTCTGTACG AGCAAAGGAAGAATTACACCAAAAACAGCATCAACAGCCTGACGGACACGTCGCAGTATCATGTGGAG CACCTGACCACGTTTGTGATGGACCGGAAAGAGGCCATGCTGACCATCGAGGACGGCATCCGGAAACTGCGTCTGCTGGACGCCAAAGGCAAGGTGTGGACACAAGACATGATCCTGCAGGTGGACGGGAAAGCCGTCAGCCTCATCGACAACGACAGCAAG aacGAGCTGGAGAACTTTCCTCTGGGCTCCATCCAGCACTGTCAGGCCGTGATCAACGCCTGCAGCTACGACTCCATCCTGGCGCTGGTGTGTAAGGAGTCCGGACAGGGAAAACCAGACCTGCACCTGTTCCAGTGCGACGACATCAAG GCCAACTTAATCCACTTGGACATCGAGAGCGCCGTCAGCGATCACAAGGGCGGAAAAGTCAAGAAGAGGCCGGAGGCTCTGAA AATGATCCTGAAGAGTGACGGGACTATCCCTCCGCCCCCGGGAGGCCCCGCCCCCCAGCCTCCAGGAGCTGTCAATCGAGGGGACGCCAAGAGCCGAGTGGCCAGTTGGTCTGCCTGGACCAATGAGCAGCAGGACT ATGATCCACAGAGACTGTACACAGAGCTGGACGGGTCGGGTGAGATGAGCGCAGCGCAGGTGGACAGAGATGTG CAAATCCTCAATCACATTCTGGACGACATCGAACACTTCGTCACCAAACTGCAGAAAGCTGCCGAGGCCTTTAACGAGCTCTCCAAACGCAAGAAAACCAAGAAGAGCAAGAAGAAAGGACCTGGAG AGGGAGTTTTGACGCTGAGATCTAAACCTCCGTCTCAGGACGAGTTTGTCGACTGTTTCCAGAAGTTCAAACATGCCTTCAACCTGCTG GGGAAGTTAAAGAACCACATTCAGAACCCCAGCGCTGTGGACCTGGTTCACTTCCTGTTCAATCCGCTCAGACTG gTGATCCAGATGTCTGGAGGGGTTGATCTGGCTAAAAGTGTCATCGTTCCCCTCCTCACCCGAGAAGGCATCGACTTCCTGCATGCGGCGGGTTCTGCGGAGGAGAGACACCTGTGGGTCACGCTGGGAGACGGATGGACCAAGTGCAG GTTGGAGTGGCCGAAGGATCACCCGTTTCCTCCGCACATACTGCGTTTCCGGGACGGCTGGGAGCCGCCGGTGCTGGTGTCGCGTGAGCAGGATGTGGCTCagctggcggagacactcaGCGCGGCACAGACCGAGGTTCAGGGACCGCCGCACCAC CAGCCGGTGGTCCAGGACTTCACCTGCGCAGACGGGTACGGCTACAGTAACAATTCTTACAAGCGTTTGCACCTGCTGGAGCCAGACATGGCCGTGGCTGCTTTTAAACAAGCGGTCAGCCGTCATGTAGATAG AAACCTGGAGGCTCACAGCAGGAACCAGCTGAGAAACTTTGCCAAATCCAAATATGACTTTGTGGCCAGAAACAACACTGAACTGTCCGTGGTCAAAGACGAGGTGGTGGAG GTGCTGGATGACAGGAAGCAGTGGTGGAAGGTGCGGAACGGGGCGGGCGCTGCGGGATACGTGCCAAACAACATCCTGGAGATCAGCAGGGCGGTGGACGTGCCGGGCCGCGGGGAGCCCATCTACAGCCACACCATACAG CTAATGATGCCAAAAAAGGAATTTGAGTTGTTTAAGGTaaacgagtgtgtgtgtgtgtgtgtgtgtgtgtgtgtgtgtgtgtgttcagtttgttttgatttcCTGCATTAG
- the eps8a gene encoding epidermal growth factor receptor kinase substrate 8a isoform X8 yields the protein MNGYSGVTPQASQMNGHGSRSPDVPAKTSGGKALYEQRKNYTKNSINSLTDTSQYHVEHLTTFVMDRKEAMLTIEDGIRKLRLLDAKGKVWTQDMILQVDGKAVSLIDNDSKNELENFPLGSIQHCQAVINACSYDSILALVCKESGQGKPDLHLFQCDDIKANLIHLDIESAVSDHKGGKVKKRPEALKMILKSDGTIPPPPGGPAPQPPGAVNRGDAKSRVASWSAWTNEQQDYDPQRLYTELDGSGEMSAAQVDRDVQILNHILDDIEHFVTKLQKAAEAFNELSKRKKTKKSKKKGPGEGVLTLRSKPPSQDEFVDCFQKFKHAFNLLGKLKNHIQNPSAVDLVHFLFNPLRLVIQMSGGVDLAKSVIVPLLTREGIDFLHAAGSAEERHLWVTLGDGWTKCRLEWPKDHPFPPHILRFRDGWEPPVLVSREQDVAQLAETLSAAQTEVQGPPHHQPVVQDFTCADGYGYSNNSYKRLHLLEPDMAVAAFKQAVSRHVDSSEMLLHGGSCQKRHSSVDSVFKERINLEAHSRNQLRNFAKSKYDFVARNNTELSVVKDEVVEVLDDRKQWWKVRNGAGAAGYVPNNILEISRAVDVPGRGEPIYSHTIQLMMPKKEFELFKVNECVCVCVCVCVCVCSVCFDFLH from the exons ATGAACGGATACAGCGGAGTCACGCCGCAGGCCTCGCAGATGAA cggTCACGGCTCACGGTCTCCAGATGTTCCTGCCAAAACCTCCGGCGGTAAAGCTCTGTACG AGCAAAGGAAGAATTACACCAAAAACAGCATCAACAGCCTGACGGACACGTCGCAGTATCATGTGGAG CACCTGACCACGTTTGTGATGGACCGGAAAGAGGCCATGCTGACCATCGAGGACGGCATCCGGAAACTGCGTCTGCTGGACGCCAAAGGCAAGGTGTGGACACAAGACATGATCCTGCAGGTGGACGGGAAAGCCGTCAGCCTCATCGACAACGACAGCAAG aacGAGCTGGAGAACTTTCCTCTGGGCTCCATCCAGCACTGTCAGGCCGTGATCAACGCCTGCAGCTACGACTCCATCCTGGCGCTGGTGTGTAAGGAGTCCGGACAGGGAAAACCAGACCTGCACCTGTTCCAGTGCGACGACATCAAG GCCAACTTAATCCACTTGGACATCGAGAGCGCCGTCAGCGATCACAAGGGCGGAAAAGTCAAGAAGAGGCCGGAGGCTCTGAA AATGATCCTGAAGAGTGACGGGACTATCCCTCCGCCCCCGGGAGGCCCCGCCCCCCAGCCTCCAGGAGCTGTCAATCGAGGGGACGCCAAGAGCCGAGTGGCCAGTTGGTCTGCCTGGACCAATGAGCAGCAGGACT ATGATCCACAGAGACTGTACACAGAGCTGGACGGGTCGGGTGAGATGAGCGCAGCGCAGGTGGACAGAGATGTG CAAATCCTCAATCACATTCTGGACGACATCGAACACTTCGTCACCAAACTGCAGAAAGCTGCCGAGGCCTTTAACGAGCTCTCCAAACGCAAGAAAACCAAGAAGAGCAAGAAGAAAGGACCTGGAG AGGGAGTTTTGACGCTGAGATCTAAACCTCCGTCTCAGGACGAGTTTGTCGACTGTTTCCAGAAGTTCAAACATGCCTTCAACCTGCTG GGGAAGTTAAAGAACCACATTCAGAACCCCAGCGCTGTGGACCTGGTTCACTTCCTGTTCAATCCGCTCAGACTG gTGATCCAGATGTCTGGAGGGGTTGATCTGGCTAAAAGTGTCATCGTTCCCCTCCTCACCCGAGAAGGCATCGACTTCCTGCATGCGGCGGGTTCTGCGGAGGAGAGACACCTGTGGGTCACGCTGGGAGACGGATGGACCAAGTGCAG GTTGGAGTGGCCGAAGGATCACCCGTTTCCTCCGCACATACTGCGTTTCCGGGACGGCTGGGAGCCGCCGGTGCTGGTGTCGCGTGAGCAGGATGTGGCTCagctggcggagacactcaGCGCGGCACAGACCGAGGTTCAGGGACCGCCGCACCAC CAGCCGGTGGTCCAGGACTTCACCTGCGCAGACGGGTACGGCTACAGTAACAATTCTTACAAGCGTTTGCACCTGCTGGAGCCAGACATGGCCGTGGCTGCTTTTAAACAAGCGGTCAGCCGTCATGTAGATAG CTCTGAGATGCTCCTCCACGGCGGCAGCTGTCAAAAACGTCATTCATCAGTAGATTCAGTGTTTAAAGAGCGAAT AAACCTGGAGGCTCACAGCAGGAACCAGCTGAGAAACTTTGCCAAATCCAAATATGACTTTGTGGCCAGAAACAACACTGAACTGTCCGTGGTCAAAGACGAGGTGGTGGAG GTGCTGGATGACAGGAAGCAGTGGTGGAAGGTGCGGAACGGGGCGGGCGCTGCGGGATACGTGCCAAACAACATCCTGGAGATCAGCAGGGCGGTGGACGTGCCGGGCCGCGGGGAGCCCATCTACAGCCACACCATACAG CTAATGATGCCAAAAAAGGAATTTGAGTTGTTTAAGGTaaacgagtgtgtgtgtgtgtgtgtgtgtgtgtgtgtgtgtgtgtgttcagtttgttttgatttcCTGCATTAG